A stretch of DNA from Myxococcota bacterium:
CCAAGTGTAACCAAGGATTGCTTAGAAGTTCCATAACGTTGGGCTTCTCTTAGAGCAGATTGAGCTTCCAGGGAACGGCCTGATATGATTTCTACTTTGGCAATCTCTTGCCACAAAGCGCCAGAAGTCTGGTTAACGAAGGTCCCTTCGGTTAACACTCTCAGCGCTTCAAAACGATCGTTCATCAATAAGAATAGATTTGCCAACGAGACATAAGCTTCAATGTCATGTGGGTCTTTTTCCAAACGTGCATAATATACAGCGATTTGGTGTACGACATAGAGCTGGGTGTTTTTCTTAAACTCTTCCGAAATCTGCTCATCTTTAGGATACAGCTCCATGCCGGCATCCAAGACTTCCAGGGCAGCTAGATATTTAGATGATTTGGAAAGTTTTCGACTGTGCTCAAGAATCTGAGCTTGTGTGTCTACATCCCCCCTGGATGCGTCCACCAAGCCCAACAAACTAACAGATAAAACTGTATATAGCAGTATTCTCTTTAGCACTCATAACAGTGTATCAGTTTACTTGGCTTTGAGCAAAAAACCAGCTGATCTCGGTTGCAGCGGTCTCTGGAGCGTCTGAGCCATGCACGGTGTTTTCACCGATCGACAGGGCGTGAAGCTTACGAATGGTGTTATCAGCAGCTTGCGCAGGATTGGTGGCACCCATGATTTCGCGGTTTTTCAAAATCGCGTTTTCGCCTTCCAAAACCATCAACAATACTGGGCCAGAGGTCATGGATTCAACCAATTCACCATAAAAAGGGCGTTCTTTGTGTACAGCGTAAAAGCCTTGTGCTTCTTGAAGGCTCAATTGCTTCATTTGAGCGGCGGCAACGCGCAAGCCTTCTTCTTCAAACCGACCGATGATTTTACCGATCAAGTTACGTCTCACGCCATCTGGCTTAATAATCGAAAAGGTTCTTTGTTTCATTTTTTTATTTCTCCTAAAGCAGCTCGTAATCGAGTTCTACAGCGTTCCCGGCCCAGCACCGCCATGGTCTCAAATAAAGGCGGCGTCGCTTTTTTGCCTGTGGTCATCAAGCGTGTGGCCATAAATAATTCTTTGGATTTGATGCCTTGTTCTTCGCAGAAAGCACGAAACGCCGTTTCGATGGTTTTGGCATCGAAAGGCCTTAAGTTCTCGAGCTTTTCAATCAATAGTTCATAGGTTTCTATAAGCTTTTTCTTGTCTTCAATGCTTGGCAACAAATAATTCGCTGGATCCACCAGCACACTGCCTGCGAAGAAGAAGTCGGCGTAAGAAATAAAGTCTTCAGACTTCTCTACACGTTCTTTCACCAAAGGCACGATTTTGCTCAAGTATTCAGCAGAGAACAGTTGATTTTGCAAATATTCAACCATGTCCGCATCATTACGTTTTTCCCGCAGATAACGACCGTTCAGCCATAAGAGCTTTTTCAAATCAAAAACTGGTCCACCAAGCGACACGCGTTCCAGTTTAAAATTATCGACAAAATCAGCGAGCGAAAAAATCTCGCGCGCATCCTCAAACGAAAAAGCCATCATGCCCAAGAAGTTGAGCAGTGCGTCCGGCAAGTAACCTGCTTCTTGGAAATAACTCAACGAAACCGGATTCTTACGTTTAGAAACCTTGCTTTTATCCGCATTGCGAAGCAGCGGCAAATGGGCAAATTTAGGCGCTTCCCAACCAAAAAAGCGGTAAAGCAACACGTGCTTAGGCGTAGAGCTAATCCACTCTTCACCGCGAATCACATGGGTAATCTTCATCAAATGGTCATCAACCACATTGGCCAAGTGGTAAGTAGGAAAGCCATCGCTTTTAAACAATACTTGATCATCAACCTCTGAGTTGTTGATTTTAATATCACCACGCAGCAAATCGCCCACGATGGTTTCACCTTCTTTGGGTGTCTTCAGACGTACGACGCCTGAAGTATGATGTAGTTCACGGCAATGGCCGTCATAGCCAGTCGGCTGTTTCAGCGCCAGCTGGCGCTTTCGCACTTCCGCCAAACGCTCAGGCGTACAGCTACACCAATAGGCATGACCGCTGGCAAGCAACATGTCCACATGCTCTTTATAAATCTCGAGGCGCTCACTCTGGCGATAGGGTCCACATGGCCCGCCAATATCAGGACCTTCATCCCACTGAATGCCAAGCCATTTGAGCGATGACAAAATGGCCTGCTCGCTTTCCAGCGTCGAGCGTTTTTGGTCAGTATCTTCAATGCGCAGGATAAACTTGCCGCCATGCTGTTTAGCAAAAGCATAGTTAAAAAGGGCAATATATCCCGTGCCCACATGAGGGTCACCAGTGGGCGAAGGTCCTATACGGACCCGTATTTCCTGAGGATTTGGCTTGGACATCGAGTGAGGGCTTAAGTTTTTTTAGGTTAAAAATCAAGGTCATTGTTTTGAATTGCTAATCAGCCAGAATAAGCTTTACCTTAGGGTTCATATGCTCGGTTTATTGCTTTTATTTTCTCTACAATTTACCTGCTTACAAGATACCGACTGCGTGCTCAGGTCGGCCAACTGTTGCGGCTGCACCAAAGGCGGACGAGTCGCGGCCGTCCATAAAAGCACGCCCAAGCCTAATTGCGAAAATCGCCTATGCATTCAGTCCGTCAGCACCCATTCTACCTGCAAAGCCAAAAAGGCAGTTTGTAAGAAAGGCGGTTGTGCGCTTGAGTACTAAAGGCTATTTATACAAGCCTTAAATGGGCCAAATACAAATATTAAACGAAATTATTGCCAATCAAATTGCAGCGGGCGAAGTGGTCGAGCGGCCAGCGTCCATCGTGAAAGAATTAATCGAAAACGCTTTAGACGCAGGTGCAACCCAAATTGATCTGCACATCATCGAAGGTGGCATCGCCAAGCTGGTTATCACCGACAACGGCTGCGGCATGGCGCCAGATGATGCCGTTTTGTGCTTTTCCAGATACGCCACCAGCAAACTTCGATCCATGAGCGATTTCGCCACCCTGAATTCATTCGGCTTCAGAGGCGAAGCCCTAGCCTCCATCGCATCCGTCAGCCGCATGAGTCTCACCACCAGACAAGCGGATACAGTGCTCGCGACTAAAGTGGTCGTTGAAGGCGGTCGTATCTTAGAAGTAACCGAAGCCGGCGCACCTGTAGGCACACGCATTGAAGTCGAATCGCTCTTTTACAACACCCCGGCGCGCTTGAAATTTTTGAAAAGCCCACGTTCAGAAGCCAGCGCCATCGAAACCATTATGCGCCAAGCTGCGCTTTCCAAGCCGGCAGTGGGCTTTAGACTGCAAATCGACGCCACCACTAAGCTGGATGTTCGGCAAGCGCCAAGCGAAGCTCGCCAATTCGAGCGCGCAATCTACTGCTTAGGCGAAGATACACGTGGATATTTATACCCCATCGATTTAAAAACCGACTTTCTAAGACTATCTGGCTATGTGGCCGCCCCATTGGCAACACGCAAAGATAGCCTAGGGCTATACGTCTATGTGAATGGCCGTTTTGTGAAAGACAAACAGCTGGTTCAAGCCATTCGTGTTGCGTATAGAACCATCTTGGAAATCGGCCGCCACCCCATTGGTGCAATCAACATTGAAGTCGACCCTGAGGTGGTAGACGTCAACGTGCACCCGCAAAAGCTGGAAGTGAGATTCTCAGAACCATCGAGAGTACAAAGCCACCTAATCCGCCTTCTAAGCGATTTTCTATCAACCACACCTTGGTTAAATTCCTACCGGGACCTCACCCCCAGCCCCTCTCCAGAATCTGGAGAGGGGAGAAGCTGGGCTTTAAGTCCCTCTCCACTTGGTGGAGAGGGATTTAGGGTGAGGCTACCCTCTCCCGATTTTGGCGAGCCAAAATCTCCCTCTCCCACAAGTGGGAGAGGGTATTACGTTCAGCATGGGCTGGGTGGCGCGGAGCGCTACACAGACCTTCGAGTGGTGGGGCAGATTGATTCTACCTATCTTCTTCTAGAAGGCGCGCGTTCTATGATCGTTTTGGATCAGCATGCAGCGCATGAACGGGTCGTATTCGAACGCGTCTGCGCACAAACCAAACAAAACGGTGTTTCCTCTCAAGCTTTACTATTTCCTGTCTCCATCACGCTTTCTCCCGGGGATATGCAGACGCTGATCGAAAAGAAAGATGTCTTTTTGCCCTACGGCTTCGAAATCGAGCCCTTTGGCGATCACCAAGCGATCGTCAAAACCACTCCCGCAGGCCTTAAGTCGGAGTATGCCGAGACGATCATTAAGGACACCCTGTCCGATTTACGAAACGCCGACCGCCCAGATGCGTTGCAAGAGTTCTCCGATCACATCTGCGCACAAATCGCTTGTCACACTTCCATCAGAGCCGGACAGCGCCTAGATAATTCAGAAATCCTAGCCCTATTAGAACAACTTGACGTTATCGACTACGCCGCGCACTGCCCACACGGACGCCCGGTAGTACGAGCGATACCTTTCACCGAGATCGCTCAATGGTTTCACAGGACTTAACCCCAATTGTAATCGCCGGCCCCACCGGCTCTGGCAAAAGTGCCCTGGCGATGAAAATGGCCAAAGAGCTGGGCGGCGAAATTGTCTGCGCCGACAGCCGGCAAATTTACGAGCGCATGAGCATCGGCACTGCCGCTCCGAGCCAAGAAGAATATATCTTGGTCAAACACCACGGCTTCGAGCACCTAGACCCTAAAGAAGTCTATAGCGCAGGCCGATTTGTGACCGATACAGACGCCTTTGTGCAAGAAATCCAATCCCGCGGCAAAGTGCCCCTGATTGTCGGAGGCACAGGCTTATATCTACGAGCCTGGCGCTTCGGCCTAGCTGACGTGCTGCCCTCCGACCCTCAGGTGCGAGCAAGACTGGAACAACAAGATTTAAGCGATTTGTATCTAAAACTCCAGGAAGTGGACCCCGCAAGCGCAGCTAAAATCAAAGCCACAGACCCCGTACGCATCCTGCGCGCCCTGGAAATCCTTGAAATCAGCGGCCAGCCCGCCAGCCAACTCAGACACACCGACTGGGCTCGCGAGCCGCGCGTCAATGCCCGCTGGCTTTTGCTTAAGCCATCGAAAGAAGAACTGGATCAAAGGCTCAAACAACGCGTCGATCAAATGTTCGAAGCCGGCTTAGTCGCAGAAGCTGTCGCTTTAAGAGACTACCTAGGCCCTGCAGCATCCCCAAAAGGTCTGTTGGGCACCCCTGGTTATGCAGAGAGCTTGGCACTCGTGGATGGACTACTAACCGAACAGGAAATGTTCGAAAGGACGTTCATCCGCCATAGACAATACGCCAAGCAGCAGGTTACCTGGTTTCAGAAGGAGAGTTGGTGGGCGCTTTAACCAAGGCATAAATCGCGGGAAGCTGTTTGTGATGCCAAACGAAAACTTCCTCCAAATCAGGGTTAGCTTCTATTTCAGCCAACATGTAATTGATGAATCCGGGTTGGTTTATCAAATTTTCAATAGCAAATATACCTGTGACGTTATTTTGCACAAACCATTGGTTTGGGTGGGGAAAAATAACCAAAGGGGGCAGGACGACATGTTTCTTCATGGCATTAGAACTATTTATCGACGTCAAACAACAAATGAACGACAGCATGTAAATTCGCGACATGCCTTTGTACTTGCACCTTTATAGACATTCGTAAAGTTAGCGCTGAAAGCGCGCATCTTGACCAGGTAACATTAATTGATATCATATTCACATGTCATCAAACCCGTTTTTAAACACAACATTTTGGCTAGCTGTCAGTCTAACAAGCATCGCTATAGCAGGTAATCACGGACATCCTCCCCAGCGAGGCCCTTTAAAACCAAGTGGTCCGGATCAAAAACACAATAATTCATGCCACGGTGACGGAGCCGCAGTCGCTGCTCCGGAAGGGGAGAATTTTGAAGAAACAGCAGAAGCTGATTATGCCAGCTCCGATTTCGAGTCTGCCGCTGCCCATTTTACGCACGCAGAAACCTTCTATAAAAATGCGGGACAATATGCAGATGCCGACAGAATGGCGCGCCGGCGAGAAGACGCCATGAGGGCTGAAGGTGAAAAAGCACGCAGGTTGCCGTTAAAAAGTAAAAGTTCAGGCATACCAGCTCCTTATGTAAGAGATCGAGATGATAACAGTACGAATGGACTAGCTTTGGATTTGGCCAAAGAGGGTCGTCATAATCTAGCCTCAGCATCATTTCTCGAAGCTGCCAGACAATACCGGGCGAGGGATGAGCTGGAGGCTGCGGTGAAAGCGTTCCTTAATGCGGGTAATTCATACCTACGGACACCTGACACCCAAGCAGCATTTCTTAGTTTTGATCAGGCCATCGAGATGCTTATGGCACTCGCACTTCAAGCTTTCGAAGAAGGTCAGCCAATGATTAGTAAAGATTACTATTTCCGCGCTTCAACCTTAATAGGAAGGCTTTTAATGCTGCCCTCCTTAGAAGCATACAAAACCCATCTTTCCTTTCAGCTAGCCAAGATCCAGAAAGAACTACAGCCCTTAAGCAGCAGCTTTCAAGACAGGTAGCCACCCACTAGGCATAATGGCTTAATCAGCTAAGGTGGGCGGCTATGCATTCAAATTTTGTTGCTATTTTGGACTATGGTTCTCAGACGACTCAACTAATTGGCCGTCGGCTTCGAGAGTTTAAAGTATTCTCTGAAATTTTCCCTTACCATATCGACATTGAAACGCTGAAGGCTCATGCGCCTAAGGCGATTATTTTGTCGGGCGGGCCTAATTCGGCCCATTCTAAAGACGCGTTTCCGCTGCCAGAAGGATTGCTTGAATTAGGCTTGCCAATTTTAGGTATCTGTTATGGCGCTCAGATTTTGACCCAGACATTGGGCGGTCTCGTATCCCCATCGGAGCATCACGAGTATGGGCGATCGTTTATTAGTTTGCAGCGAACTTCATTGCTATTTAAAGGGCTTGATCATCAAGAAGTCTGGATGAGCCACGGTGATCAGATTGCTCGCCTACCAGAAGGTTTTGTCACTTTGGCATCAACGCCAACTTGCCCTCATGCAGGCATTGCTTGTGAAGAGCGCAAAATCTATGGCGTTCAGTTCCACCCTGAAGTGACGCACACCGTTCATGGTCGCCAGATTCTGACGAACTTCTTGTTTGAAATCGCCAAAGTGAAGCCTACTTACGAGCTTTCTGATTTCCTAAGTGAAGAAACAGCCCGCATTAAAGAACAAGTGGGAGACGCCCAGGTGATTATGGCGCTTTCAGGTGGGGTTGACTCAATGGTCGCGGCAAAACTGGTTCAAAATGCCATTGGCGACCAGCTTATCCCGATTTATGTGAACCATGGTTTGCATCGCCTTGGCGAAATTGCGGAAATTGAAGCCGTTAAACCACAAATCGTCGATGCCAGAGCACGCTTTTTTGAAGGGCTGAAAGGCGTTACTGACCCGGAAGAAAAGCGCAAAGTTATCGGCCGTTTGTTTGTAGAGATTTTCGATGAAGAATCGAAGAAATTCCCCAATGTACAATTTTTAGGGCAAGGCACGATTTACCCCGATGTAATCGAATCCCCAAGCAGAGACGGTGGCCCGAGCGACGGCATTAAAACACACCACAATGTGGGTGGCCTGCCTGAAATCATGAACTTGAAGTTGGTTGAACCGCTGCGAACTCTATTTAAAGACGAAGTGCGCGATTTGGGCAAATTGCTCGGCCTGCCTGAGAAATCCCTAGCACGCCAACCTTTTCCTGGGCCAGGGTTTGCGATTCGCATCCTAGGCGAAGTGACTGAGCAGCGCTGCGAAATTCTTGCTCAAGCAGATGCCATCGTACGCACCGAAATCGGTGGTGGCTATTGGCAGTTCTTTGCGATCTTACTCCCCGTCAAAAGCGTTGGCGTCATGGGTGATGGCCGGCGCTATGGCGAAACCATTTGCGTCAGGTGCATCGAAAGCGAAGACGGCATGAGCGCTGACTGGGCTTATTTGCCACGAGAAATTTTGAGCCGCATATCCAACCGGATCATTAACGAAGTTGATGGCATTACCCGGGTTGTTTATGATATCAGCTCCAAGCCACCAGCAACCATTGAGTGGGAATGAGACCATCAGACATGAATAGCAAAACACGAAATCTAAATCCTCAACGCCTCGTTTGGATCGATCTGGAAATGACCGGTTTGGATGAGAATACTTGCGCCATTGTTCAAGCCGCCATGGTGATTACTGACTTGCAGCTCAATGAAATTGCCAGCATTGATATGACCATTTGGCAGCCTGATTCCGTTCTGGCTGGCATGGTTCCTTTTGTTAAGAACATGCACACCCACAACGGTTTGCTAAAGAAAGTTCGCGCTTCTGAGGTCTCACTTCAGGATGCAGAACGCAAGCTAATGGAAGTTTTGACCCAACATGTGGTGTACCAACGAGGCTTTTTGGCGGGCAACTCGATCTACATGGATCGGCTCTTTTTGCGTAAATATATGCCTGCTTTGGAAGGCTACCTGCATTACCGCCAAGTGGACGTGTCTTCGATTAAGATACTCTGCCAAGAATGGTTAAAAACGCAGGCGCCTAAGAAAGAAAGCACCCACACCGCACTTGATGACATTCAACAAAGTATCGAAGAACTTAAATATTTCCGAAACAATTGTTTTAGATTGCCTTAAAATTACTCATGAACGAAATCATTCTTTTGGGTCAAATCGGCACGGTGGTCGCAGCCTGCCTTTTTGCCGCCAAGCTTGGCAAAGAAGCCCTATTTATTATCATCAGCTTGCAAGCGATTATCGCGAACTTGCTGGTTTTAAAACAGACCTATTTGTTTGGGCTACATGTAACTTGCTCCGATGCATTTGCGGTCGGAAGCATCTTGAGTCTCAATCTGCTCCAAGAAAAATTTGGGGCAAAAGAGTCTAAACTGGCCACTTGGCTATGTTTTGGCAGCATGCTTTTCTTTGCACTTTGTACGCAGATACATCTCTTATATACGCCAAGTCCTACGGATACGATGCACCCGCATTATGCAGAGCTTTTAAATCCCGCGCCTAGATTATTTTGGGCTTCGCTGACCAGCTTTTTCTTGGTGCAGCAGTTCGATGTTCGATTTTATGGATTTTTAAAGCGAAAACTGCCAACTTGGCGATTCGGAGTGCGCAGTACGATTTCGCTGCTACTTTCTCAACTGCTCGACACATTTCTATTTAGCACTTTGGGCCTGTGGGGGCTGGTTGATTCGCTGCCGCAGATTTTTATATTTAGTTACTTGATGAAAGTCATCGTGATTGCCATCATGGGCATCACGCCTTACCTGCTCCCCCGACATAAATTATGAAATTCGAAATATTACACCAATCTAAAAAATCTCGTGCTCGCGTTGGGCGCAT
This window harbors:
- the guaA gene encoding glutamine-hydrolyzing GMP synthase, which gives rise to MHSNFVAILDYGSQTTQLIGRRLREFKVFSEIFPYHIDIETLKAHAPKAIILSGGPNSAHSKDAFPLPEGLLELGLPILGICYGAQILTQTLGGLVSPSEHHEYGRSFISLQRTSLLFKGLDHQEVWMSHGDQIARLPEGFVTLASTPTCPHAGIACEERKIYGVQFHPEVTHTVHGRQILTNFLFEIAKVKPTYELSDFLSEETARIKEQVGDAQVIMALSGGVDSMVAAKLVQNAIGDQLIPIYVNHGLHRLGEIAEIEAVKPQIVDARARFFEGLKGVTDPEEKRKVIGRLFVEIFDEESKKFPNVQFLGQGTIYPDVIESPSRDGGPSDGIKTHHNVGGLPEIMNLKLVEPLRTLFKDEVRDLGKLLGLPEKSLARQPFPGPGFAIRILGEVTEQRCEILAQADAIVRTEIGGGYWQFFAILLPVKSVGVMGDGRRYGETICVRCIESEDGMSADWAYLPREILSRISNRIINEVDGITRVVYDISSKPPATIEWE
- a CDS encoding queuosine precursor transporter, with product MNEIILLGQIGTVVAACLFAAKLGKEALFIIISLQAIIANLLVLKQTYLFGLHVTCSDAFAVGSILSLNLLQEKFGAKESKLATWLCFGSMLFFALCTQIHLLYTPSPTDTMHPHYAELLNPAPRLFWASLTSFFLVQQFDVRFYGFLKRKLPTWRFGVRSTISLLLSQLLDTFLFSTLGLWGLVDSLPQIFIFSYLMKVIVIAIMGITPYLLPRHKL
- the ndk gene encoding nucleoside-diphosphate kinase, whose amino-acid sequence is MKQRTFSIIKPDGVRRNLIGKIIGRFEEEGLRVAAAQMKQLSLQEAQGFYAVHKERPFYGELVESMTSGPVLLMVLEGENAILKNREIMGATNPAQAADNTIRKLHALSIGENTVHGSDAPETAATEISWFFAQSQVN
- the mutL gene encoding DNA mismatch repair endonuclease MutL, which translates into the protein MGQIQILNEIIANQIAAGEVVERPASIVKELIENALDAGATQIDLHIIEGGIAKLVITDNGCGMAPDDAVLCFSRYATSKLRSMSDFATLNSFGFRGEALASIASVSRMSLTTRQADTVLATKVVVEGGRILEVTEAGAPVGTRIEVESLFYNTPARLKFLKSPRSEASAIETIMRQAALSKPAVGFRLQIDATTKLDVRQAPSEARQFERAIYCLGEDTRGYLYPIDLKTDFLRLSGYVAAPLATRKDSLGLYVYVNGRFVKDKQLVQAIRVAYRTILEIGRHPIGAINIEVDPEVVDVNVHPQKLEVRFSEPSRVQSHLIRLLSDFLSTTPWLNSYRDLTPSPSPESGEGRSWALSPSPLGGEGFRVRLPSPDFGEPKSPSPTSGRGYYVQHGLGGAERYTDLRVVGQIDSTYLLLEGARSMIVLDQHAAHERVVFERVCAQTKQNGVSSQALLFPVSITLSPGDMQTLIEKKDVFLPYGFEIEPFGDHQAIVKTTPAGLKSEYAETIIKDTLSDLRNADRPDALQEFSDHICAQIACHTSIRAGQRLDNSEILALLEQLDVIDYAAHCPHGRPVVRAIPFTEIAQWFHRT
- the orn gene encoding oligoribonuclease, with translation MNSKTRNLNPQRLVWIDLEMTGLDENTCAIVQAAMVITDLQLNEIASIDMTIWQPDSVLAGMVPFVKNMHTHNGLLKKVRASEVSLQDAERKLMEVLTQHVVYQRGFLAGNSIYMDRLFLRKYMPALEGYLHYRQVDVSSIKILCQEWLKTQAPKKESTHTALDDIQQSIEELKYFRNNCFRLP
- the miaA gene encoding tRNA (adenosine(37)-N6)-dimethylallyltransferase MiaA, producing MVSQDLTPIVIAGPTGSGKSALAMKMAKELGGEIVCADSRQIYERMSIGTAAPSQEEYILVKHHGFEHLDPKEVYSAGRFVTDTDAFVQEIQSRGKVPLIVGGTGLYLRAWRFGLADVLPSDPQVRARLEQQDLSDLYLKLQEVDPASAAKIKATDPVRILRALEILEISGQPASQLRHTDWAREPRVNARWLLLKPSKEELDQRLKQRVDQMFEAGLVAEAVALRDYLGPAASPKGLLGTPGYAESLALVDGLLTEQEMFERTFIRHRQYAKQQVTWFQKESWWAL
- the gltX gene encoding glutamate--tRNA ligase; this encodes MSKPNPQEIRVRIGPSPTGDPHVGTGYIALFNYAFAKQHGGKFILRIEDTDQKRSTLESEQAILSSLKWLGIQWDEGPDIGGPCGPYRQSERLEIYKEHVDMLLASGHAYWCSCTPERLAEVRKRQLALKQPTGYDGHCRELHHTSGVVRLKTPKEGETIVGDLLRGDIKINNSEVDDQVLFKSDGFPTYHLANVVDDHLMKITHVIRGEEWISSTPKHVLLYRFFGWEAPKFAHLPLLRNADKSKVSKRKNPVSLSYFQEAGYLPDALLNFLGMMAFSFEDAREIFSLADFVDNFKLERVSLGGPVFDLKKLLWLNGRYLREKRNDADMVEYLQNQLFSAEYLSKIVPLVKERVEKSEDFISYADFFFAGSVLVDPANYLLPSIEDKKKLIETYELLIEKLENLRPFDAKTIETAFRAFCEEQGIKSKELFMATRLMTTGKKATPPLFETMAVLGRERCRTRLRAALGEIKK